One Mycolicibacterium fortuitum subsp. fortuitum genomic window carries:
- a CDS encoding DeoR/GlpR family DNA-binding transcription regulator, with translation MLPVERHEAIVEAVGTAQAISTDELVRRLGVSAETVRRDLAYLEERGALRRVHGGAAAVADHRPIEPSYSERTMIRHQAKAQLARVAAGLLENGQTVIIDIGTTAVAVAQAIPRAFTGTVITPSLPVAVELADRPGIELLLAGGRVRAGDLACSNAHTKAFFTDVYADIALLGSGGVDAAAGLTDFHLDEIDVRRTIIANSARSYILADSSKLGQVAPYRVCDLSAVNGLITDQNTDPAVAAALEETGGVVMPARPASA, from the coding sequence GTGCTGCCGGTTGAGCGCCATGAGGCGATCGTCGAGGCGGTAGGCACCGCCCAGGCGATCAGCACGGATGAGCTGGTCCGCCGCCTCGGCGTTTCAGCTGAGACCGTCCGCCGTGACCTGGCATATCTCGAAGAACGCGGTGCACTGCGCCGGGTACACGGCGGCGCCGCCGCGGTCGCCGACCACCGGCCGATCGAGCCCTCCTACTCCGAGCGCACGATGATCCGCCACCAAGCGAAGGCGCAATTGGCCCGGGTCGCCGCGGGGCTGCTCGAAAACGGTCAGACCGTGATCATCGACATCGGGACCACAGCCGTCGCCGTCGCCCAGGCCATCCCGCGCGCATTCACCGGCACCGTGATCACCCCGTCGCTGCCGGTGGCGGTCGAACTCGCCGACCGTCCGGGAATCGAACTGCTGCTGGCCGGCGGACGGGTCCGGGCCGGCGACCTGGCCTGCTCGAACGCGCACACCAAGGCCTTCTTCACCGACGTCTACGCCGACATCGCCCTGCTCGGGTCCGGTGGCGTGGACGCCGCAGCCGGGCTCACCGACTTCCATCTCGACGAGATCGACGTGCGCCGCACGATCATCGCCAACAGCGCCCGCAGCTACATCCTGGCCGACTCATCGAAGCTCGGGCAGGTGGCGCCCTACCGCGTGTGCGATCTCAGCGCCGTCAACGGACTGATCACCGACCAGAACACCGACCCGGCCGTGGCCGCGGCACTCGAGGAGACGGGAGGTGTGGTCATGCCGGCGCGGCCGGCAAGCGCCTGA
- a CDS encoding aldehyde dehydrogenase family protein codes for MKFDHIYPATGEPNGSVELAGAAEIDEAVQAAAKAQREWVSLTVDRRRDLLIDLADVVHEHLDELAKLNVADYGVPISFAGTAMLLERFLRHFAGYVDKPHGVTTPVNGSFDINLVEREPYGVIGVITPWNGALVVTGSCVAPALAAGNAVVLKPSELAPFAALRFGELCLEAGLPEGLVTVLPADAEGGDALVRHPGIGKIAFTGGGGTARKVLQAAATNLTPVVTELGGKSANLIFADADLDLAASLSAHQGPLMQSGQSCACASRILVHDAVYDQFLEKFLGVIGAASIGDPMDPATTFGPVISQAAADRILTAVDTALSSGAGELLVGGNRIDSSGYYVEPTVFGDVDNTSELAQLETFGPVVSVMRFHEEDEAVRIANATPYGLNAFVQTTDLNRAHRVARQLESGSVWINQFSDISPQGPYGGYKQSGSGRTGGIEGLNEFQQVKNIRIAVR; via the coding sequence ATGAAGTTCGATCACATTTACCCGGCCACCGGCGAGCCCAACGGAAGCGTGGAACTGGCCGGTGCCGCCGAGATCGACGAAGCGGTCCAGGCTGCGGCGAAAGCACAGCGAGAATGGGTATCGCTGACCGTCGACCGGCGTCGCGACCTGCTGATCGACCTGGCCGACGTGGTGCACGAGCACCTCGACGAACTCGCGAAGCTCAACGTGGCCGACTACGGGGTGCCGATCTCGTTCGCCGGCACCGCAATGCTTCTCGAACGATTCCTGCGGCATTTCGCGGGCTACGTTGACAAGCCACACGGGGTGACGACACCGGTCAACGGATCGTTCGACATCAACCTCGTCGAACGCGAGCCGTACGGGGTCATCGGCGTCATCACGCCGTGGAACGGCGCCCTCGTCGTCACCGGATCATGCGTCGCCCCGGCACTGGCGGCCGGTAACGCCGTCGTCCTCAAACCCTCCGAGCTCGCGCCGTTCGCCGCACTACGCTTCGGCGAACTGTGTCTGGAGGCCGGACTGCCCGAGGGCCTGGTGACCGTCCTACCGGCCGACGCCGAGGGCGGCGACGCGCTGGTCCGTCACCCCGGCATCGGCAAGATCGCCTTCACCGGTGGCGGTGGTACGGCACGCAAGGTATTGCAGGCTGCCGCAACGAATCTCACCCCGGTGGTCACCGAGCTGGGCGGAAAATCCGCCAACCTCATCTTCGCCGACGCCGACCTCGATCTGGCTGCATCGCTGTCGGCCCACCAGGGCCCACTCATGCAATCCGGTCAGAGCTGCGCGTGCGCGAGCCGGATACTGGTCCACGACGCGGTCTACGACCAGTTCCTGGAGAAGTTCCTCGGCGTCATCGGTGCGGCCAGCATCGGCGACCCGATGGACCCCGCGACCACGTTCGGACCGGTGATCAGTCAGGCCGCCGCCGACCGGATCCTGACTGCCGTCGATACCGCGCTGTCCAGCGGTGCGGGTGAATTGTTGGTGGGCGGCAACCGGATCGACAGCTCGGGTTATTACGTCGAACCGACGGTTTTCGGCGACGTGGACAACACCTCGGAACTCGCACAACTGGAGACCTTCGGACCCGTCGTCTCGGTGATGCGGTTCCACGAGGAGGACGAGGCCGTGCGGATCGCCAACGCCACCCCATATGGCCTGAACGCCTTCGTTCAGACGACCGATCTCAACCGTGCCCATCGGGTGGCCCGTCAGCTGGAATCCGGCTCGGTGTGGATCAATCAGTTCAGTGACATCTCACCCCAGGGTCCGTACGGCGGCTACAAGCAGAGCGGCTCGGGCCGGACCGGCGGCATCGAGGGCCTCAATGAGTTCCAGCAGGTGAAGAACATCCGGATCGCCGTCCGCTGA
- a CDS encoding amino acid permease gives MTNSSTSPYGYTETLERGTGKFASFAVAFAFVSIATGIFTTYGSVLNSSGPMGIWTWPFVIVGQVAVALLLGSLAARIPVTGYAYQWVSRLANPILGWITGWISFTFLAIVVVAVDYTVAATVVPALFDFTGTPLTSFEITAAVLLLQALLVGLSTKWTERVNNFAVTAELIGMVALVVLLFIVGVIAHKLSVGNLFSRGDIPAEGYWSFGTATSVGPWMLGFLLGAFTIVGFESAANLAEETKKPEVVVPRAMWQAVLASGVLGFLFLLVVTAAVNDPTTLAQSGTPIADVIRDILGSFVGTALLVLVAIAIFACGLVILMSGVRLVWAMSRDQRFPGWHLLHKVSPRFRTPANATVFMAATSAVILGIFSTSTDALFKLFSAATLLPASIYAITIALYIATRKKLPPSAGFSLGRWEVPVLVVAVVWLVFELSLFRDASFKDPWLYVLAMVAIGAVYLGYLLVTRGKEGLKMPDMASIDAELDQVAGTEEPVK, from the coding sequence ATGACAAATTCTTCCACATCGCCGTACGGCTACACCGAGACGCTGGAACGCGGCACCGGCAAATTCGCCTCGTTCGCCGTGGCCTTCGCGTTCGTCTCGATCGCCACCGGAATCTTCACCACCTACGGCAGCGTGCTCAACAGCTCAGGCCCGATGGGCATCTGGACCTGGCCGTTCGTGATCGTCGGCCAGGTCGCGGTAGCCCTGCTGCTCGGCTCGCTGGCCGCCCGGATCCCGGTGACCGGTTACGCCTACCAGTGGGTGTCGCGGCTGGCCAACCCGATTCTCGGCTGGATCACCGGCTGGATCTCGTTCACGTTCCTGGCGATCGTGGTGGTCGCAGTCGACTACACCGTGGCGGCCACCGTGGTGCCCGCGCTGTTCGACTTCACGGGCACTCCCCTGACCTCGTTCGAGATCACCGCCGCGGTACTGCTGCTGCAGGCGCTGCTGGTCGGTTTGTCGACCAAATGGACCGAGCGGGTCAACAACTTCGCCGTGACCGCGGAACTGATCGGCATGGTCGCGCTCGTGGTGCTGCTGTTCATCGTCGGCGTGATCGCGCACAAGCTCTCTGTCGGCAACCTGTTCTCCCGCGGCGACATCCCCGCCGAGGGGTACTGGAGCTTCGGCACCGCCACCTCGGTGGGCCCGTGGATGCTCGGCTTCCTGCTCGGCGCCTTCACCATCGTCGGCTTCGAGTCCGCCGCGAACCTGGCCGAGGAAACCAAGAAACCCGAAGTCGTCGTGCCGCGCGCCATGTGGCAGGCCGTGCTGGCCTCAGGAGTGCTGGGCTTCCTGTTCCTGCTGGTGGTCACCGCCGCCGTCAACGATCCGACCACGCTGGCCCAGTCGGGCACGCCGATCGCCGACGTGATCCGTGACATCCTCGGCTCGTTCGTGGGTACCGCGCTGCTCGTGCTGGTGGCGATCGCGATCTTCGCCTGCGGCCTGGTGATCCTGATGAGCGGTGTGCGCTTGGTCTGGGCGATGTCGCGCGATCAGCGTTTCCCGGGATGGCATCTGCTGCACAAGGTTTCACCGCGTTTCCGCACCCCGGCCAACGCCACCGTGTTCATGGCCGCCACCTCGGCGGTGATCCTCGGAATCTTCTCCACGAGCACCGACGCCTTGTTCAAACTGTTCTCCGCGGCCACCCTGCTGCCCGCATCCATCTATGCCATCACCATCGCGCTCTACATCGCGACCCGCAAGAAGCTGCCGCCGAGTGCGGGATTCAGCCTGGGACGCTGGGAGGTTCCGGTTCTGGTGGTGGCCGTGGTGTGGCTGGTGTTCGAGCTCTCGTTGTTCCGCGACGCGTCCTTCAAGGACCCCTGGCTGTACGTCCTGGCGATGGTCGCCATCGGTGCCGTGTACCTCGGGTACCTGCTGGTCACCCGCGGCAAGGAAGGTCTCAAGATGCCCGACATGGCTTCGATCGACGCAGAACTCGATCAGGTCGCCGGCACCGAGGAACCCGTGAAATGA